Below is a genomic region from Kazachstania africana CBS 2517 chromosome 9, complete genome.
GCGTAAGGTTAAGTTCACTGCTGAAggttttgaagaaaagtttGATGACATTCTAAAGGGCTTTCCAAATATTAACGACGTTCATCCTTTCCACAGAGATTTGATGGATACtttatatgaaaaaaatcattacaAGATTTCTTTAGCTGCCATTTCTCGTGCTAAATCTTTAGTCGAACAAGTCTCCAGAGATTACAACAGACTGCTTAAGTTCGGTCAATCCTTATTCCAATGTAAGCAATTAAAGAGAGCTGCTTTAGGTAGAATGGCTACTATcgtcaaaaaattgaaggatCCATTGAACTATTTGGAACAAGTCCGTCAACATTTGGGTAGATTACCATCCATCGATCCAAACACAAGAACTCTGTTGATCTGTGGTTATCCAAATGTCGGtaaatcttctttcttaaGATGTATCACCAAAGCTGATGTTGAGGTTCAACCATACGCTTTCACCACTAAATCCTTATACGTTGGTCATTTCGACTACAAATACTTACGTTTCCAAGCTATCGATACTCCAGGTATCTTGGATAGACCAACTGAAGAAATGaacaatattgaaatgCAATCTATTTACGCCATCGCTCATTTGCGTTCATGTGTCTTATACTTTATGGATCTTTCAGAACAGTGTGGTTTCACGGTGGAGGCTCAAGTTAAATTGTTTCACTCCATTAAACCATTATTCGCCAATAAATCCGTCATGGTCGTTATAAATAAAACTGATATTATCGGTCCAGAAGATTTAGATGAAGAACGTGCTCAGTTATTACAAAccatcaaagaaattgatggTGTTGAAATCATGACTACATCTTGTCAATTGGAAGACAATATCATGGATGTTAGAAATAAAGCttgtgaaaaattattagcttcaagaattgaaaacaaattgaaatcacaAACTAGAATCAACAATGTCTTAAATAAGATTCACGTCGCCAAACCACAAGCTAGAGACGATGTTGAAAGAACCCCTTACATTCCAGAATCATTTAAGACTATGAAGAAATACGATCCAGAAGATCCAAACGCAAGAAAATTAGCTAGAGACATCGAAGCTGAAAATGGTGGTGCCGGTGTCTATAATATTAACTTAAAGGACAAATACATATTGGAAGACGAAGAATGGAAGAACGATATCATGCCAGAAATTTTGGATGGTAAGAATGTTTACGATTTTATTGATCCAGATATTGCCGCCAAATTACAAgctttagaagaagaagaagaaagattagaaTCTGAAGGTTTCTACAACTccgatgaagaagaaactttTGACGGTTATGATGCTGACGAAATCGATGATATCAGAGACAAAGCTGCTTGGATCAGAGATAGACAACAGAGAATGATCAAAGAATCTAGAAATAGaaaatcattgaagaaCAAGGCCATCATGCCACGTTCtaaattgatcaaatcaTACGACAGAATGGAAAAACATATGGCTACATTGGGTCACGATGTTTCTGTCTTACAAGATAAACACAGAGTTGCTGCTGACAAGAATGCTTACGTTGAATCAGGTGCAGATGTCGTCTACAACAACTACGCCGAAGCTTCTGCTTCTACCGGTTCAGAAAACGGTGGTAAGCTAAGGCAATCTGACAGATTGTTGGATGGTGTTGCTGATGGTTCTCAAAGATCTAAGGCTGACAGAATGGCTaaattacaaagaagagaaagaaacaGAATGGCTAGACAAGGTGAAGGTGACAGACACTCTACTGTCTCGCTGCTCAAGCATCTATTCAGTGGTAAGCGTGGTAACGGTAAGACTGATTTCCGTTGATCAACAAAAGTAGAGTATCccatcaatatttttttatactTTCTCCTTCCATTTTCTACCCCTAGTTCGCATACTTCTCTAGAAGTTACTGTAATAGATAGGTTCAGacatattcaatattatatatagtTTTCGCACATTGTATattacttcaaaaattaaatcaaaGGTAGCACTAAAGAAATAAGAATGTCACGCTCCAAAAAGACTATGTAGAAACTTGTCCATAACATATGTTTTATTGTCGACCTGAGCCTCCATTCGGTCATAGGAGATCCATATACTTACTATAAACATGTACCAAAGACAGCTTAACACCGCTTTATTTGTTATATAGAAGTTAGCTTATATGGTGTCAAGTACACCCAGACATCCGATGACACAAAGTATCAGCAATTAGTGGAAGATATTATAGTGAAGGCATTGATGAGTTCAATAGTGCTCTATGGACCACAAACCATGTCTGAAGTATTATATTTCTAATTAAAGCCTAAAGATTGTTAAGTAGGATGAGCAACAAGGCGTCCGAAGTAAGTAATAGTTCTATTACTTCCATTAATGTGCCCACTAAAGGGCAGCGTAGACAGCAAAAGCAGCCGAGCAATGATTGTCTAACAGATGCAGAGTGGGCAGAGTTGACAGAAATCACAATGGGTGTCTCTCCCGAGGAAACGGATGTTTTGAATTACGGTGCAGAGGCAGCAGATACGTTAAGCACAATAAAGAAGTATAAGAAAGAATATGGAGTAAAAGAGTTAATAGAGCTGTCATATAGCAGTCTAACAAAAGAACAGGCTCTAACAATATTCCTTATAATAATCTTCATTGGATTTTTGGGCCCGATGTCAGGAAATATCTACATCCCAGCATTGCCCTTATTACAAATTGAATATAACGTCAGTAGTACAACAATAAATGCAACAGTGTCTGTATTCATGGCTGTATTTGCTGTTGGTCCACTCTTCTGGGGAATGTTCGCAGATGTTGGTGGCAGAAAGATCTTATACCTCATCTCTCTGCTATTGATGACATTAATAAACGTGCTTCTTTCCGTCTTACCTACAAACATTGCTGCTCTATTTGTACTTAGGATCTTACAGGCCTTTTCTTCAAGCTCAGTGATTACTCTAGGGGCTGGAACTATCACAGATATTACACCGCCAAAGCACAGAGGTAAAGCGATTGGATATTTCATGATCGGCCCAAACATGGGTCCCATTGTAGCCCCAATTATAGCAGGGCTCATTCTTATGAAAGGGAATTATTGGAGATGGCTCTTTGGTTTCACCAGCATAATGTCCGGTGTAGCATTTATAGTCGTGTTGATTTTCTTACCTGAGACATTACGTTGTAAAGTGGGCAATGGCGACCCAGGATGGAGGTCTACACAAGCTGACAGTGGATCAGAAGAGGGCATTGACCTTCCTCGAGCATTATATGCGCCAGAATATAAAAGATGGACCTTTTTTTCGGATATTGGTGTTAGAAAACCAGTGTCATCTCACCCTCAATTCAAAGAGCAGTATCCAGCTCCTCCAAAACCTTCATTAACTTTATATTGgcatttgataaaaattgCCCCAGTCACTTTGACATCAATTAGTACAGCATTACTATTTGCAAATTATTATGCATTTAGCGTCACTTTTTCacatttcttgaaagatgAGTATAACTTTTCACAGCTGGCCATTGGTGCTGCTTACGTATGTCCTGGAATTGCCATGCTACTTGGATCACAAATCGGTGGTCATTTATCTGATAAAACTCGATCTATATGGATTAAAAACCATGAAGGCCAAGAATTTCCACTAGAACTTAGACTAGCTTTACAGATGTGGGgaattattttgaatacaGTAGGATGTATAGGATATGGCTGGTCTATTCAGCACAAATATCATATTGCCATTATTCTTATGTTTTCTGCATTCTTAGCTCTCGGTATGACCTGGACTAGTAATACTACAATGACATATTTAACAGAATTACTGGCTCAGAGAGCGGCAAGTACGGTAGCGTTAAGCAGTTTCTTTAGAAATATTGCAGCAGCTATTGGCTCTGCAATCATTGTAAAACTATATACTATTATGGGTGTCGGTTGGTGTTTTACAGGGCTGGGTCTTTGTAATTTGATATCGTTGATGTTCAATTGGTATCTTGTTAGATATAGTGGCCTGTGGCAAAACAAAGTGACAGCAAGTCGGACTGTAAAAGCTAAAATTCCTAAGAAATAATAGTACttatatatcaaaaaatttagctGGGGTGAAACTGCTTTAACTCTACCTGTCATAAAAATTGacatattatatattctaGTATTATTTTACCATTTCATTGAGAAGATACGCAAGATGTGAAATTATGAAagtaatatttatttattggtAATATTTCTTAGGCAAAGCCAAATATACAAATTATAAAGAATAAAGTATAAAAGTTAATGGATAAGTTTGAACATTATACTTAAGCCTTTAAGGAGGAAGCTCTTCTCTTTCTGATTTCAGCCTTTTCAGCCTTCTTTTCAGCTAATCTCTTAGCTAATAATTGAGCGTATTCGGCAGCAGCTTCTCTTTGAGCTTGAGCATTCTTGACCTTCAAGGATCTTTGGtatctctttctttgtaatcttTGTGGGGTGACTAATCTTTGGATCTTTGGAGCCTTGGTGTAGGTCTTTTCACCCTTGGTAACTTCTCTTCTGATAACGAAGTCACGGACATCATCTTCCTTGGTTAAACCGAAGAACTTTCTGATGTTGTTAGCTCTCTTTGGACCTAATCTTTTTGGAACAGTAGCATCGGTGACACCTTCTAATTCTTGTTCACCCTTCTTGGTGATGACTAAAGATAAGACAGCTAAATCTGGACCAACGATGGCACCTCTGACGgactttctctttctttcacCAGCACGTCTTGGTCTGTAACAAGAGTGACCCTTGgctaataataatttaacTCTAGTTGGTAATAAGACACCTTGTTTCATTGGGAAACCTTGTTTGTCGTTACCACCAGAAATCTTGAAAGTGTAACCCTTGAATTCGTCACCAACGGATTCACCATCAACTTCTTGACCAATTCTCTTGTCGTAGAAAACACGGATTCTGTGTTCGTCATCGATTTCGACGGTCTTTTGAGTACCATTAACTGGGTAGGCAATGTTCaactattgaaaaaaggAGTAATATTGTTAGTAAACTTGATTACAGCTAAATTATAACAAATCTTGGTTTTCATGTCACATTTCCATTCCACAGTATCGTATTGTCAATTATTGTTCTAAACATCTTGTAATTGTTCAGATAAAGATCGCAATCATTTCGGTTTCATAGCAATAATTTTCAGCTTTACTACATTATGCGGTTTGTTTAATTCATTGGTACGTGGTGGCTAATTGTTACAAATTCGTTGGAAAGATCTAAGTCAGCATTTTAttactttcaatttatatCAGCATTTTTATTGACATCTTATGGTTCAAAACATGAATAGATTCCTCCAGTAAACTATGGTACATACCTTCATGACGGCTCACTTGTCTAAGTTCTGTTGCTATTTCACGctttcttttaaaattaatagtCGTATTTTTTGACTATATCAAGTATTTCAAGCTGTATTTTGCAAGATGGGTTAGAGACTGTCCCAACTGAGGCTATGGTGCGCCCAGTGACAACGACGAGCCTACATTCCAGACAGGGTGTGGGCGCGCTAGGCAGATCCGAAGGTCCTCTAGGGGACTACCCTTCCTACGACCTGCAACTGGAACGTAGGCTGGTTTCTAGCAGAAAGCAGGAGCGTGGCATCGATTTGCCCGCAGCACCTTGCCAGTATTTTCGCGTCATCGATTCAAAGAAGTTTTGcgatctttttttttttttaaacaACAGATTGCAAAAAATTCCAGGgaaattttctaaaatgTACGGATTTATGTGGTGTACAGATGCAGAAAACAGTCAAAGATACAGTGTTTGCAGAGCAGAGTTCTCAATATAAGGACATGTTCAGTGATGGAGGGGCGGTTGTTACACGTGGCTAAACTACTCTATTTTTAGGTAACAAGGTgaatataatattaattacatatatatacattaAATGCTTCATCTATTAAATGTGAAATTTTAGGAAGGAAGCAAGTACTTACCATAGtatttttaaataaatgACGGAATATTGGCAAAATGGTagttaaaaaattgtgtttgaaatttgaattttcaattagtTCTTTGTACTACTTATTTCTGGAGGGCTTCAACCACTTCGCTATTAGTAACCTTCATTTCTGGGCTGCTCTTATCAGAAAGTTCGGTTGAAGAACGTTGTTCTACAGCGTAGTTCGATGGCTCTTGATCTTGCTTGACCGTAATATCGTTTTTAGTGCCACTAGAGTTTGTGGATCCACCGGTATCGGTAGTATTTTCAGATTCTATGGTTATTTTTTGTGGGATCTCATTTGaaaccttcttcttttccatATCATGCTGAGCTTCGATGTCGTCTCTATGTATCTGTACGTTAGTCTGGTTGGGATGAATGACAGTAGAACGTGTAGGGTTCAGAATATCCTGTGTAAGACTTATCTGAGCGACATGGGATGACAAACTGTTATTAAGTATGGAATGTTGGCCTGGTAAAACGTTCGAGATTAGTTGCAATCGTTGTTGCTGAGGTTGAGGAAAGGAAAACTGTCCTGTGGATGGTACCGTGTTCGGGCGAGTTATTTGATGGATTTGTGGCAATGATTGTGGACTGGTTAAAGAAGTTGGGGTTGGGCCTGCGAAGCTATAAACTGATGGGAAAGGATTCTGAAACTGGTCGACGGTATTTATCTTTGGTGGTTGAATAACAATGGAAGAAGGTTTGCTATTAGGGGAATATACGTCTGTTTCGATGTATGGTGGTGTCATGTTGATTCTTGAGCTTTCTTGAGGAGGAAGTAAATTTGGCGTGGACGCTTGCGAATTTGAATTTACATTACTATGAAACTGATTTTCAATGAGTGTACCATTAGGGATTTCCACGCTCAATTCGGGTCTATTTACAGACTGATTATTCTGATGCAGTAATGGAGGAGAAGGTACTGGTCCTGTCACATACAACTGGGGAGTTTGTCTTGTCTCTGGACTTTGTTGGAAAGTAAACGATGGAGTATTCCTATGAGTATTGCTTATTGATGAATGAATGGAATCATCGAGTCGTGGTCTCTTCACCGAATGGCGAGAATGTACACTGCTGCTCATATGTACAGCATTATTGATATGTATATCATGATAGTTGGAATGCGTTTCAGAGGTAACAGGGTTAGAGCTTAAAGATGTGTTAAGGACAGGCTGATAATGATGGTTCTGTCTTTTCCTTCTAGATTTTGGATTCAATATCACACGGGgtttcttttgaaaatcacCAAAATCTGATGGTTCCTTCACACTATGTCTTAAAGTACTATTGAGTTTGTAATGTTCCAAGAGATCACCCATATCAACGGAAGAGTACTCATAGAACGTGTTATTTGAGCCCAATATGATCAAAGCGACATCCACTTGACATAGCACAGACAGTTCATGAGCTTTTTTGAACAGTCCTGCTTTACGTTTAATGAATGTTACAGTTCTGTTCCTATCCTCTGTTATAGGTTCGATTTCGATTTTACGTCTACCCATCGCACAGAGAGTTATCctatttggaaaaatggCACTATAGTATACTACCTAGTGAGAATAATGACTTAGTCCTCCAAGATATAAATCAATCGGTTGGTTAAAAAGCTAATATAATACGCAAATTAAGAAGGAAGTAGTTAAATACTATTAAGTTCGACGTTCGAAAACTGGGCTTTTTCCGGAAATTTAAGCcactttcaaattaaaaCGATATTTTGTCACTATTAGACATTTTTCACATGTTTCTACTAAATTAAGAAATCCCCGAACGAATCTCGAGCTtggcattttttttccttggGGTGTTTTCTCACTTGGCAAAAAGAGCAGAGTCGATGCGAGGCAGGGCGAGAATTATCGAGGTAAGTTATGAAACTTAGTAGAGACggttgaaaaagaaaagacaCCACGGCGCAGGAATTAAATGAAGAGCAATGATCCTAACAGAGTCCTCCAAATTGTGTTGTTGTTTTCTTGCATTTGTAGTAATAGGAGAACGGGAGGAGTATGAGATTGGGAAAGGATAGCCGTTTTATTTTCTAGGGTTGCGATTCGATAGCTAGACACAGGAAACTGTATAGTATTACCCTTGCAATACCAATAATACTAAATCTTGCAAGTCTATTGGATTAGCTCAACATAAAGTTGTGATTGCTATTGGTTTTTTGATCCGCGTTTTGTTCCTAGCAATCAACGGTAAAACAGAGAAAGTGGAAGAGGTCGTACAGAGGAACTCTCGGTGTATGTTAGTTACctaatatttttcaacaaagCCGACCATTTTCATGAGTACGAAGGTAAACTATTTCTTTCTGCTCACCTGAGGAGTTATAATTCCACGCCATCCTTCCCACAAGGACGGTCGGTCATGCGCAAGTGGACATGAAGCATggttttttttaattataGAAATCTTAAAACAGCAATGCAtgcaagaaaaagagagagagCAAGAACTGGAGTCATTCATCGCATTTAAAAAcatattgttttttctgctgttgttgtgcttttttcttctgttCCATGGGAAACCGCTTTTAGCACATTCACTTCAAAAGATGCAACGTATTTGTAATTTATTGGTCTGCTTTTACCTAATTGCTTACTTGCTCTCCTCTAATGTGCAATAACACGATTGTGCTGCATAGCCGTTATCCCTTGGTTCTCTGTGTTGTCTGCCACCGTGCATTGCAGAagcgaaaaaaaaaatggtcCATCAGTTTCCCATGTTATGAAAGCAGTTACCACTTTTGTTTTATCATCATGATTCATAAAGCCGATCGTTTAAAATTTGTGCGATTACTACTTCGGGAATTGTGTGAAGTCTAGTAGAAACATCTCTAGAGAAAGGCAGCTATTACCTCGTTCTGGATCCTCTCTTTTTGATGCATGTTCCTAGCTGTCCTCTCTCTCCTCTCGAGGGCATCTCCTTCTGGGATCCGTTCAAATAAGCGGAAGGCACAGGTGTTAATTTTGTCTCCTTCCGCTCGATGCTTGCACGCGTAAACTACTCTGGAAAATATCGCTATATTGACAGAACCAGTCAGTAAAACTTTGTGTTCCAGATGATTCTGAAATCCTCGTCTGGATGTCGTATATTATTTGGATGTTTTCCCATAGTTTCTGACATCCTTAACAAACACCTCGTAATGTACTACGTCCAATAAAGTAGTGTCGAAGATTCTTCATTGTACTTTTTTCTGTAATAGAATGAATCATGGTTCTCCCAAATCTTACATTGTATCTCGTTAAGGGAACCAATCTTGTGAAGATGCCGATTGATGGTAAAATTTGTTTGCTTGGCTTGAGATGACTGCGGAGCTATCTTCTTGAAAGTTACATTACTGATACGAGTAATCTTGCAAGACCtctgaaagaaaaattaccTCACATCACTCTCTTCTGAGTCTTCATAGAGCGCTGTTCGGAATTTCCATTAAATCGCTGATATAGAACTGTGGGTAAATCCATGTATGTCGCACGGTTTTCATTCTAGGACTTTCCttagaaaataatagaGACTTCACAACTTGAATTATAGGATCTTGTAGTCCTTTGGGAGCTAGCTGAGTATTTATTAAACTAACGAACCAACTTTCAAAGGACTAGATAGGTTATTATTTCAACAAGTACATGTAACATTGACACTTTCTTTGAACAGAATTG
It encodes:
- the SMP1 gene encoding Smp1p (similar to Saccharomyces cerevisiae SMP1 (YBR182C) and RLM1 (YPL089C); ancestral locus Anc_8.566); translated protein: MGRRKIEIEPITEDRNRTVTFIKRKAGLFKKAHELSVLCQVDVALIILGSNNTFYEYSSVDMGDLLEHYKLNSTLRHSVKEPSDFGDFQKKPRVILNPKSRRKRQNHHYQPVLNTSLSSNPVTSETHSNYHDIHINNAVHMSSSVHSRHSVKRPRLDDSIHSSISNTHRNTPSFTFQQSPETRQTPQLYVTGPVPSPPLLHQNNQSVNRPELSVEIPNGTLIENQFHSNVNSNSQASTPNLLPPQESSRINMTPPYIETDVYSPNSKPSSIVIQPPKINTVDQFQNPFPSVYSFAGPTPTSLTSPQSLPQIHQITRPNTVPSTGQFSFPQPQQQRLQLISNVLPGQHSILNNSLSSHVAQISLTQDILNPTRSTVIHPNQTNVQIHRDDIEAQHDMEKKKVSNEIPQKITIESENTTDTGGSTNSSGTKNDITVKQDQEPSNYAVEQRSSTELSDKSSPEMKVTNSEVVEALQK
- the RPS6B gene encoding 40S ribosomal protein eS6 (similar to Saccharomyces cerevisiae RPS6B (YBR181C) and RPS6A (YPL090C); ancestral locus Anc_8.567), which produces MKLNIAYPVNGTQKTVEIDDEHRIRVFYDKRIGQEVDGESVGDEFKGYTFKISGGNDKQGFPMKQGVLLPTRVKLLLAKGHSCYRPRRAGERKRKSVRGAIVGPDLAVLSLVITKKGEQELEGVTDATVPKRLGPKRANNIRKFFGLTKEDDVRDFVIRREVTKGEKTYTKAPKIQRLVTPQRLQRKRYQRSLKVKNAQAQREAAAEYAQLLAKRLAEKKAEKAEIRKRRASSLKA
- the NOG1 gene encoding putative GTPase NOG1 (similar to Saccharomyces cerevisiae NOG1 (YPL093W); ancestral locus Anc_8.571), with the protein product MQLSWKDIPTVAPANDLLDIVLNRTQRKTPTVIRPGFNITRIRAFYMRKVKFTAEGFEEKFDDILKGFPNINDVHPFHRDLMDTLYEKNHYKISLAAISRAKSLVEQVSRDYNRLLKFGQSLFQCKQLKRAALGRMATIVKKLKDPLNYLEQVRQHLGRLPSIDPNTRTLLICGYPNVGKSSFLRCITKADVEVQPYAFTTKSLYVGHFDYKYLRFQAIDTPGILDRPTEEMNNIEMQSIYAIAHLRSCVLYFMDLSEQCGFTVEAQVKLFHSIKPLFANKSVMVVINKTDIIGPEDLDEERAQLLQTIKEIDGVEIMTTSCQLEDNIMDVRNKACEKLLASRIENKLKSQTRINNVLNKIHVAKPQARDDVERTPYIPESFKTMKKYDPEDPNARKLARDIEAENGGAGVYNINLKDKYILEDEEWKNDIMPEILDGKNVYDFIDPDIAAKLQALEEEEERLESEGFYNSDEEETFDGYDADEIDDIRDKAAWIRDRQQRMIKESRNRKSLKNKAIMPRSKLIKSYDRMEKHMATLGHDVSVLQDKHRVAADKNAYVESGADVVYNNYAEASASTGSENGGKLRQSDRLLDGVADGSQRSKADRMAKLQRRERNRMARQGEGDRHSTVSLLKHLFSGKRGNGKTDFR
- the DTR1 gene encoding Dtr1p (similar to Saccharomyces cerevisiae DTR1 (YBR180W); ancestral locus Anc_8.570), producing MSNKASEVSNSSITSINVPTKGQRRQQKQPSNDCLTDAEWAELTEITMGVSPEETDVLNYGAEAADTLSTIKKYKKEYGVKELIELSYSSLTKEQALTIFLIIIFIGFLGPMSGNIYIPALPLLQIEYNVSSTTINATVSVFMAVFAVGPLFWGMFADVGGRKILYLISLLLMTLINVLLSVLPTNIAALFVLRILQAFSSSSVITLGAGTITDITPPKHRGKAIGYFMIGPNMGPIVAPIIAGLILMKGNYWRWLFGFTSIMSGVAFIVVLIFLPETLRCKVGNGDPGWRSTQADSGSEEGIDLPRALYAPEYKRWTFFSDIGVRKPVSSHPQFKEQYPAPPKPSLTLYWHLIKIAPVTLTSISTALLFANYYAFSVTFSHFLKDEYNFSQLAIGAAYVCPGIAMLLGSQIGGHLSDKTRSIWIKNHEGQEFPLELRLALQMWGIILNTVGCIGYGWSIQHKYHIAIILMFSAFLALGMTWTSNTTMTYLTELLAQRAASTVALSSFFRNIAAAIGSAIIVKLYTIMGVGWCFTGLGLCNLISLMFNWYLVRYSGLWQNKVTASRTVKAKIPKK